In Haemophilus parainfluenzae, one genomic interval encodes:
- a CDS encoding helical backbone metal receptor, which produces MQKTRLILTALFLPFTAQASEQFVSLTLCSDRLLIELAEPSQIAAQSPYSKKPLMMLDKINTDKPVLEPQLTELLPYLDKTILINETFYPQLVAELKKLNVKIIPINDSPQTPDELFTLILDLGKQLGNEQKAADLVTKLKSQNFHLNRPLTDTLILSETGVVESYYPQYPVLLNLLGLTPLKTPLTAQNFSLEKVILSQPNVLISLTDKQGYNAQAELLHHPMLQDFFKNQPLVSIPMKYTYCFDHGVWQGAEKIYQQLK; this is translated from the coding sequence ATGCAAAAAACTCGCTTAATTTTAACCGCACTTTTCCTTCCGTTTACCGCTCAGGCTTCGGAACAATTTGTCTCGCTTACGCTTTGCAGTGACCGACTGCTTATCGAACTGGCTGAGCCTTCGCAAATTGCTGCACAGTCACCTTATTCGAAAAAACCGTTGATGATGTTAGACAAAATCAATACCGATAAACCTGTGTTAGAACCGCAATTAACGGAATTATTGCCCTATTTGGATAAAACTATTCTGATTAATGAAACTTTTTATCCCCAATTAGTCGCAGAGCTGAAAAAACTCAATGTGAAGATTATTCCCATTAACGACAGCCCACAAACGCCAGATGAATTATTTACGTTGATTCTAGACTTAGGCAAACAACTGGGTAATGAGCAAAAGGCGGCAGATTTAGTAACAAAACTCAAATCGCAAAACTTTCACTTAAATCGACCGCTTACTGACACACTGATTTTGTCGGAAACGGGCGTAGTGGAAAGTTATTATCCGCAATATCCCGTGCTGTTAAATTTACTCGGATTAACGCCACTAAAAACGCCACTTACTGCACAAAATTTCTCGTTAGAAAAAGTGATTTTAAGCCAACCGAATGTGCTCATTTCACTGACTGACAAACAAGGTTACAATGCACAAGCCGAATTACTGCACCACCCTATGTTGCAAGATTTTTTCAAAAACCAACCGCTTGTCAGCATCCCGATGAAATATACCTATTGCTTTGATCACGGTGTGTGGCAAGGGGCGGAGAAGATTTATCAACAATTAAAATAA
- the ndk gene encoding nucleoside-diphosphate kinase, whose product MVERTFSIIKPDAVKRHLIGAILGRFESQGFRVVALKMVQLTKEQVEGFYAEHQGKPFFEPLVEYMLSGPMVVSVLEKENAVKDYRTLIGATNPAEAAEGTIRKDFALSQRENSVHGSDSVESAKREIAYFFVDSEIQP is encoded by the coding sequence ATGGTAGAACGTACTTTTTCAATTATTAAACCTGATGCAGTAAAGCGTCATTTAATTGGTGCTATTTTAGGGCGTTTTGAATCTCAAGGATTCCGTGTCGTTGCGCTTAAAATGGTGCAATTAACCAAAGAACAAGTGGAAGGTTTCTATGCGGAACACCAAGGTAAACCATTTTTTGAACCGTTGGTGGAGTATATGCTCTCTGGTCCGATGGTGGTTTCTGTGTTGGAAAAAGAAAATGCCGTAAAAGATTACCGCACTTTGATTGGTGCAACGAATCCCGCTGAGGCAGCAGAAGGCACTATCCGCAAAGACTTCGCGTTAAGTCAGCGTGAAAACTCTGTCCATGGTTCTGATAGTGTTGAAAGCGCAAAACGAGAAATTGCTTATTTCTTCGTAGATTCAGAAATCCAACCATAA
- the pepB gene encoding aminopeptidase PepB produces the protein MQITLSTTPASESWGKNAILSFNQDQAVIHLKDDEKSNLVLVQKAARKLRGQGIKDVELVGEAWELENCWAFYQGFYSAKQDYSIEFPHLDDEPQDELLARIECGDFVRGIINEPAETLTPVKLAERAAEFISKQAENYADKSAVSFQIISGEALKEQGYHGIFTVGRGSINPPAMLQLDFNPTNDPNAPVLACLVGKGITFDSGGYSIKPSDGMSTMRTDMGGAALLTGALGFAIAHGLNQRVKLYLCCAENLVSGNAFKLGDIITYKNGVTAEILNTDAEGRLVLADGLIEADSQNPQFIVDCATLTGAAKVAVGNDYHSVLSMDDALVNSLFQAAKEENEPFWRLPFEEFHRSQITSSFADIANTGTAPVVAGASTATAFLSYFVKNYQQGWLHIDCSATYRKSGSDLWAVGATGIGVKTLANLLVTKAS, from the coding sequence ATGCAAATTACATTATCAACTACTCCCGCTTCGGAGAGTTGGGGCAAAAATGCCATTTTAAGTTTTAATCAAGATCAAGCCGTGATTCATCTTAAAGATGATGAAAAATCAAATCTTGTTTTAGTGCAAAAAGCCGCACGTAAGTTACGTGGGCAAGGTATTAAAGATGTTGAACTTGTAGGGGAGGCATGGGAATTAGAAAATTGCTGGGCATTTTATCAAGGTTTTTACTCGGCGAAGCAAGATTATTCGATTGAATTTCCTCATTTAGATGATGAGCCACAAGATGAATTATTGGCTCGTATTGAATGTGGTGATTTTGTGCGTGGAATTATTAATGAACCTGCAGAAACACTCACGCCAGTTAAATTAGCCGAACGCGCGGCTGAGTTTATTTCTAAACAAGCCGAAAATTATGCCGATAAAAGTGCGGTCAGTTTTCAAATCATTTCTGGTGAAGCGTTAAAAGAGCAAGGCTACCACGGGATCTTTACTGTGGGTCGTGGTTCTATTAATCCACCCGCTATGTTGCAATTAGATTTTAACCCGACTAATGATCCAAATGCGCCTGTATTAGCCTGTTTAGTGGGTAAAGGTATTACTTTTGACAGTGGTGGTTATAGCATCAAACCAAGTGATGGCATGAGCACGATGCGTACTGATATGGGCGGCGCTGCATTATTAACAGGTGCGTTAGGATTTGCGATTGCACACGGTTTAAATCAACGAGTAAAACTCTATCTATGCTGTGCGGAAAACTTGGTGAGCGGTAATGCGTTTAAATTGGGTGATATCATCACGTATAAAAATGGTGTAACCGCTGAGATTTTAAATACTGATGCGGAAGGCCGTTTAGTATTGGCGGATGGCTTAATTGAAGCCGATAGTCAAAATCCACAATTTATTGTCGATTGTGCAACCTTAACCGGTGCAGCGAAAGTGGCAGTCGGTAATGATTACCACAGCGTGCTTTCTATGGATGATGCGTTGGTAAATAGCTTATTCCAAGCTGCCAAAGAAGAAAATGAACCGTTCTGGCGTTTGCCTTTTGAAGAATTCCATCGTAGCCAAATCACTTCTTCTTTTGCGGATATTGCAAATACAGGTACAGCGCCGGTTGTCGCGGGCGCAAGTACTGCAACGGCATTTTTATCGTATTTTGTGAAAAACTATCAACAAGGTTGGTTACATATTGATTGTTCGGCCACTTATCGTAAATCAGGTAGTGATTTATGGGCGGTTGGCGCAACCGGAATTGGTGTGAAAACTTTAGCAAATTTATTAGTAACGAAAGCAAGTTAA
- a CDS encoding FecCD family ABC transporter permease: MTKTLKLNTTLFFALLLISGFAVYHQLGDFAHLKNADGVLTDMRSMVLWDIRFPRIGLALLTGASLAIAGNAMQGIFQNPLASPGLLGSSAGATAASVFILYYFAVPFSLLLAGGVIGALLSFLIVYLIAKNYGTTMMILSGLAVNMLLGSAIALLLSNAESPWALAELYRWLQGSLMWAKLDTLLISLPIVLAGVFCLYHTRRYLDLLTFGEETASTMGVDPKRSFFISTFGVALLVGATIPQTGTIGFIGLIAPHFARILLKARPSQLYLTSALIGALLLLLADLAILYIPLFSHIYIGTLTALIGAPCLIWMLLTQQRKIYD; the protein is encoded by the coding sequence TTGACCAAAACACTCAAATTAAATACCACACTTTTCTTCGCGTTGCTATTGATTAGCGGCTTTGCGGTTTATCATCAGCTAGGTGATTTCGCCCATCTCAAAAATGCGGATGGCGTGCTCACCGATATGCGTTCAATGGTGCTGTGGGATATTCGTTTTCCGCGCATTGGTTTAGCTTTATTGACAGGCGCTAGCCTAGCAATAGCGGGCAATGCGATGCAAGGTATTTTCCAAAACCCATTAGCGAGTCCAGGCTTACTCGGCAGTAGTGCTGGGGCAACAGCCGCTAGTGTATTTATCCTCTATTATTTTGCCGTGCCATTTTCACTGCTCTTAGCCGGTGGTGTGATTGGTGCGCTTTTAAGCTTTTTAATCGTGTATTTGATTGCTAAAAACTACGGCACCACGATGATGATTCTAAGCGGGCTAGCGGTCAATATGTTACTTGGTTCAGCAATTGCATTACTGCTATCCAACGCAGAAAGCCCATGGGCATTAGCTGAACTTTATCGTTGGCTACAAGGCTCATTGATGTGGGCGAAATTAGATACCCTGCTTATTTCACTCCCGATTGTTCTGGCAGGGGTTTTCTGCTTATACCACACTCGTCGATACTTAGATTTACTCACCTTTGGTGAAGAAACTGCGAGCACCATGGGCGTAGATCCGAAACGTAGCTTTTTCATCAGCACCTTTGGTGTGGCCTTATTAGTCGGTGCAACCATTCCACAAACCGGCACCATCGGTTTTATCGGCTTAATCGCGCCACACTTCGCCCGTATCTTACTGAAAGCTCGCCCATCACAGCTTTACCTTACTAGCGCGTTAATCGGGGCGTTATTACTGTTACTAGCCGATTTAGCCATTTTATATATCCCGCTGTTCTCACATATTTACATCGGCACATTGACTGCGCTTATCGGCGCACCTTGTTTGATTTGGATGTTATTAACGCAACAGAGAAAAATTTATGATTAG
- a CDS encoding ABC transporter ATP-binding protein, which produces MIRIEKLTQSYCLNDINCTLPSGKLIGIMGANGAGKSTLLKTIAGILPLKQGEIWFDAQPLSKMNAPEKSQYIAYLAQNTQIHWDLSVYDVIALGLAAPLPKEKERSKIQAFSEKFAVTHLLDKPFQQLSGGEKARVQLSRCCIKESPVLLVDEPIAPLDPYYQIDMMEQLKSLTPEHTCVVAIHHLSLAYQFCDEIVLLDKGKLLAVGETQAVLNAENLAKAFHIRAEIDPMKKTISKIEKQ; this is translated from the coding sequence ATGATTAGAATTGAAAAACTCACCCAATCCTATTGCTTAAATGACATCAACTGTACGCTTCCATCAGGTAAATTGATTGGCATTATGGGCGCCAATGGTGCGGGAAAGTCTACCTTATTGAAAACCATTGCGGGTATCTTGCCCCTCAAACAAGGGGAAATTTGGTTTGATGCTCAGCCATTAAGCAAAATGAATGCTCCCGAAAAAAGCCAATACATTGCTTATCTTGCACAAAATACGCAAATTCATTGGGATTTATCCGTTTATGATGTGATTGCATTAGGCTTGGCAGCTCCGTTACCAAAAGAAAAAGAGCGGTCAAAAATTCAAGCGTTTTCAGAAAAATTTGCGGTAACTCATTTACTCGATAAGCCATTTCAACAACTTTCTGGTGGCGAAAAAGCACGCGTACAACTCTCCCGCTGCTGCATTAAAGAATCTCCTGTTTTATTGGTCGATGAGCCTATTGCACCACTCGATCCTTATTATCAAATTGATATGATGGAACAGCTTAAATCACTCACACCGGAACATACGTGTGTCGTCGCAATTCATCACCTTTCGTTGGCTTATCAATTTTGTGATGAAATTGTTCTATTAGATAAAGGAAAATTGTTAGCTGTAGGTGAGACGCAAGCCGTGTTAAATGCGGAGAATTTAGCGAAAGCCTTTCATATTCGGGCTGAAATTGATCCAATGAAAAAGACTATCTCAAAAATTGAAAAGCAATAA
- a CDS encoding nucleoside-diphosphate sugar epimerase/dehydratase — MIYSLVFGMSRTKKRVISLFIDVVLLISAFFLAYWTRLGGIVAFDDTEIWTTLLCTIAITLFTFIKLGLYRAVLRYISFKALAMVAGGAFVSAVSLIFFSFFIGSDIPRTVPIIYFSYVFLLCGSARMLVRYYVSLILDKDNESVLIYGAGTTGRQLAVLLKHAYRYRIRGFIDDNAKLHGSYLLGSKIFSPNDIPKLVQKYNIKVILLAIPSASRSERKTIIDSLIPLKIKVQTIPDMEDILQGNAKIDELREVHIEDLLGREPVLPNKDLLQKNIFHKAVMVTGAGGSIGSELCRQIILNEPNALILFELSEFSLYSIHQELLEIAKKNNITNTKIYPVLGNVQDIERLDRVLSHFSVDTIYHAAAYKHVPLVEYNVIEGVKNNVFGTYNVARCAAEHNVKSFVLISTDKAVRPTNVMGASKRMAELCLQALSEQLNSSQTCFSMVRFGNVLGSSGSVIPLFRKQILKGGPITITHPNIIRYFMTIPEAAQLVIQAGAMAKGGDVFILDMGEPVKIVDLAKNLIQLSGLSVKDENNPKGDIEITYTGLRPGEKLYEELLIGGDNVRKTTHPRIMTAEEVYLPFEQLSEVLSELENSCKDANYMAIRQTLLNAPTGFNPTTEIVDVLYKD, encoded by the coding sequence ATGATTTATTCTCTAGTATTTGGAATGTCGAGAACTAAAAAGAGAGTAATTAGTCTTTTTATTGATGTTGTCTTATTAATATCTGCGTTTTTTCTAGCTTATTGGACTCGATTAGGTGGAATAGTTGCATTTGATGATACAGAAATTTGGACAACTTTATTATGCACCATTGCGATAACTCTTTTTACGTTTATTAAATTAGGGCTTTATCGTGCAGTCTTGCGTTACATTTCTTTTAAGGCCTTAGCAATGGTAGCTGGAGGCGCTTTCGTTTCAGCTGTTAGCCTTATTTTCTTTTCTTTCTTTATCGGTTCGGATATACCTAGAACTGTACCTATTATTTATTTTTCCTATGTGTTCTTGCTATGTGGTAGTGCAAGAATGTTGGTTCGCTATTATGTTAGTTTAATTTTAGATAAAGATAATGAATCTGTCTTGATTTACGGTGCTGGTACAACAGGGCGTCAACTAGCAGTGTTACTTAAACATGCTTATCGCTATCGCATTCGCGGATTTATTGATGATAATGCTAAGCTACATGGAAGTTATCTTTTAGGGAGTAAAATATTTTCGCCAAATGATATTCCAAAACTTGTTCAAAAATATAATATTAAAGTTATTTTGTTAGCGATTCCTAGTGCATCACGTAGCGAGCGTAAGACAATAATTGATAGTTTAATTCCTCTAAAAATTAAGGTTCAAACTATTCCTGACATGGAAGATATCTTACAAGGGAATGCAAAAATTGATGAGTTACGAGAAGTTCACATTGAGGATTTATTAGGACGAGAACCAGTATTACCAAATAAAGATTTATTGCAAAAAAATATTTTTCATAAAGCTGTAATGGTAACTGGAGCAGGCGGTTCAATAGGATCTGAGCTATGTCGTCAAATTATTTTAAATGAGCCAAATGCTTTAATTTTATTTGAACTTTCAGAATTTTCTCTTTATTCCATTCATCAAGAGTTATTAGAGATTGCGAAGAAAAATAATATTACAAACACTAAAATTTATCCTGTTTTAGGAAATGTACAGGATATTGAACGCCTAGATCGTGTTTTATCTCATTTTAGTGTTGATACTATTTATCATGCTGCAGCATATAAGCATGTTCCTTTGGTTGAGTATAATGTGATTGAAGGAGTGAAAAATAATGTATTTGGTACATATAATGTTGCAAGATGCGCCGCAGAACATAATGTGAAATCGTTTGTACTCATTTCAACAGATAAAGCGGTTCGCCCAACAAATGTGATGGGGGCAAGTAAACGTATGGCTGAGCTGTGTTTACAGGCATTATCTGAACAATTAAACAGTTCCCAAACTTGTTTCAGTATGGTTCGTTTTGGTAATGTATTGGGTTCATCAGGTTCAGTTATTCCATTGTTTAGAAAGCAAATTCTAAAAGGTGGTCCTATTACTATTACACATCCTAATATCATTCGTTATTTTATGACTATTCCTGAAGCGGCTCAGCTCGTTATTCAAGCTGGAGCAATGGCGAAAGGTGGTGATGTTTTCATTCTAGATATGGGGGAACCAGTTAAAATAGTGGACTTAGCTAAAAACTTAATTCAATTATCAGGGCTCTCGGTTAAGGATGAAAACAACCCGAAAGGTGATATTGAAATTACTTATACAGGGTTGCGTCCAGGCGAGAAGCTGTATGAAGAATTGTTAATTGGCGGAGATAATGTTCGTAAAACAACCCATCCCCGTATTATGACAGCTGAAGAGGTTTATTTACCATTTGAACAATTATCTGAAGTGTTGTCTGAATTAGAGAATTCTTGCAAAGATGCCAATTATATGGCTATTCGTCAAACATTGCTAAATGCTCCTACAGGCTTTAACCCGACTACAGAAATTGTAGATGTATTATATAAGGATTAA
- the rfbB gene encoding dTDP-glucose 4,6-dehydratase: protein MSKRILITGGSGFIGSALIRYIINHTQDYVINIDKLTYAANQSALKEVENNPRYAFEQIDICDLKAIESVFEKYQPDAVMHLAAESHVDRSISGAADFIQTNIVGTYTLLEVAKNYWYTLDEAKKTIFRFHHISTDEVYGDLSLSAPAFTEHSPYHPSSPYSASKAASDHLVHAWHRTYGLPVIITNSSNNYGAYQHAEKLIPLMISNAVMGKSLPIYGDGQQIRDWLFVEDHVQALYLALTKGRVGENYNIGGNCEKTNLEVVKIICQLLEELAPNKPNHIKYYEDLITFVKDRPGHDVRYSLDCSKIHEELGWQPQITFEQGLRQTVKWYLENNR from the coding sequence ATGAGCAAAAGAATCCTCATCACTGGCGGTTCTGGCTTCATCGGTTCCGCCCTTATTCGATATATCATTAACCATACTCAAGATTATGTGATCAATATTGATAAACTGACCTATGCGGCAAATCAATCAGCTTTGAAAGAGGTAGAAAATAATCCTCGCTATGCTTTTGAGCAAATTGATATTTGTGATCTTAAGGCGATAGAAAGCGTTTTCGAGAAATATCAGCCTGATGCAGTGATGCATTTGGCGGCAGAAAGTCATGTCGATCGTTCTATTTCTGGAGCAGCTGATTTTATTCAAACCAATATTGTTGGTACTTATACGTTGTTAGAGGTTGCTAAGAATTATTGGTATACCTTAGACGAAGCTAAAAAAACGATCTTTCGATTCCACCATATTTCTACTGATGAAGTGTATGGGGATTTATCCCTTTCGGCGCCAGCCTTTACTGAACATTCCCCTTATCATCCGAGTAGTCCTTATTCCGCCTCAAAAGCAGCAAGTGATCATCTGGTACACGCTTGGCATCGCACTTATGGTTTGCCGGTGATTATCACAAACAGTTCCAATAACTATGGGGCTTATCAGCATGCTGAAAAGCTTATCCCCTTAATGATTTCAAATGCTGTAATGGGAAAGTCTTTGCCAATTTATGGTGATGGGCAACAGATTCGTGATTGGTTATTTGTGGAAGATCATGTTCAAGCCTTATATTTAGCTTTAACAAAAGGTCGAGTCGGGGAAAACTATAATATCGGTGGAAATTGTGAAAAAACAAACCTTGAAGTGGTTAAAATAATTTGCCAATTACTCGAAGAACTTGCGCCAAATAAGCCTAATCACATTAAGTATTACGAAGATTTAATTACTTTTGTAAAAGACCGACCTGGTCACGATGTGCGATATTCATTGGATTGTTCTAAAATTCATGAAGAATTAGGTTGGCAACCGCAAATAACTTTTGAACAAGGACTTCGTCAGACGGTAAAATGGTATCTAGAGAATAATAGATAA
- a CDS encoding O-antigen ligase family protein, producing MPNIGIFPKLFINASIFLFFTLLLMFPKGHNYGSTALLVLSVLFLCYLLYKRVSFLAIVKQNKAIFVVATFYFLVSLFFIFFHGEKINLIDNPLRAFLFLSVIIFVVYSSVKFDVLLYSIPLGAFISGVVALYQYYILNLESAFYYQMKIQSGDMAMSLGLFSFSIAFYFLDIKKSKLALLSVGCGILGVFASILSFARGGWISAPFIVITLLFLYRYLLSRKVLIGLLVILCFGGALLMMNNQFTERISDTTYQLDVYLSGYDKISSVGERLDMWKIGLNSFLEHPISGWSLMDLEDYKKDLADKDVVTKASISFLHLHNQFIDELAKKGIVGGIAILSIFIVPLYLFYRKVVGQENKRIKLISILGIVHVLSIIIYCMSQSFLAHNSGNIFYFFVLFLFYAFMVNESATTSE from the coding sequence ATGCCTAATATAGGAATTTTCCCTAAGTTATTTATTAATGCATCTATATTTTTATTTTTTACTTTACTTTTGATGTTCCCTAAAGGACATAACTACGGTTCGACGGCCTTATTAGTTTTAAGTGTATTATTTTTATGTTATTTACTCTATAAGAGAGTAAGTTTCTTAGCAATAGTGAAGCAGAATAAAGCTATTTTTGTGGTGGCTACTTTTTATTTTTTAGTTTCGCTTTTCTTTATTTTCTTCCATGGGGAAAAAATTAATCTAATTGATAATCCATTAAGAGCATTTTTATTTCTCTCTGTAATTATTTTTGTAGTTTATAGTTCGGTTAAATTTGACGTCTTGCTCTATAGTATTCCTTTAGGAGCCTTTATTTCAGGTGTAGTAGCTCTCTATCAGTATTATATTTTAAACTTGGAAAGTGCTTTCTATTACCAAATGAAGATCCAGTCAGGGGATATGGCGATGTCATTAGGCTTATTTAGTTTTAGTATTGCTTTTTATTTTTTAGATATAAAGAAAAGTAAGTTAGCTTTACTTTCAGTTGGTTGTGGTATATTGGGAGTCTTTGCTAGTATCCTTTCATTTGCTCGTGGAGGGTGGATTAGTGCCCCATTCATAGTAATAACCCTTCTTTTTTTATATAGATATTTATTATCAAGAAAGGTATTGATAGGACTTTTGGTGATTTTGTGCTTTGGTGGAGCATTATTGATGATGAATAATCAATTTACTGAGAGAATTTCTGATACAACATATCAATTAGATGTTTATTTATCTGGTTACGATAAAATAAGCTCTGTTGGTGAACGTTTAGATATGTGGAAGATTGGTTTAAACTCCTTTTTAGAGCATCCGATTTCTGGGTGGAGTTTAATGGATTTAGAAGATTATAAAAAAGATTTAGCGGATAAAGATGTTGTAACTAAGGCGTCAATCTCGTTTTTACATTTACATAATCAATTTATAGATGAATTGGCAAAGAAAGGGATAGTGGGAGGAATTGCCATATTGAGTATTTTTATTGTCCCTTTATACCTTTTCTACAGAAAAGTAGTGGGTCAGGAGAATAAAAGAATAAAACTTATATCGATATTAGGTATTGTGCATGTACTATCAATAATTATTTATTGTATGAGTCAGTCATTTCTTGCACATAATTCAGGAAATATCTTTTACTTCTTTGTTCTATTTTTATTTTATGCTTTCATGGTTAATGAAAGTGCTACTACATCTGAATAA
- a CDS encoding TonB-dependent receptor plug domain-containing protein, with amino-acid sequence MKKNVITSAILLAIPALAAAEDVAKLDVINVYSASATPTSLHQTASSVTVLTEKDFAQRGATYVSDVLKTVPSLAVSTSGGRGTLTNVFLRGADANHTAVIIDGVKVNPVSGYGFDFGGLALSNIDRIEVLRGEQSALWGSDAMGGVIYITTKKGLEKGKTFNVDYDFGTGSNRTVDGSLTLSGSNNGFYYALHGDSHHTKGISALSNNRFNYTAQDGTAVSTGGSSERDKFHRDNASLRFGYDDNQKGFDFLTSHSSQTANFDNSATDEKGHYTRTRDTLFKLSGFLGNDDELLKHKVGVSHLKTDSDTVGYTSAYDAKKLNANYQLDVNFDREGTLTQGLSFLTDYQKTDFNSSYFNNAGNKKLVEKSLAAEYRLLHDADHSLNISGRYTDSSEYENSWTGRIASAYRLHNNVKAHASFGSAIQNPTITEYYGYNARYIGNPNLQPEKSLGGDVGFLFETDNNRHSFDVTYFARNVKNAISSEVINFTTYTSRAVNLEGKSKVKGVEVAYNGKITDVLTAYANYTYTQTRDSKGAELARRPKHLANAGLAYQITEKLGTDVNVSYTGKRMDTYYSPTYSTHKVKLPSYTLANLGVNYKIADSLTIYANLNNVFNKKYENVLGYGQEGRNVYVGLKGSF; translated from the coding sequence ATGAAAAAAAATGTGATTACTTCAGCGATTTTATTAGCGATTCCAGCATTAGCTGCGGCTGAAGACGTGGCAAAATTAGATGTGATTAACGTCTATTCTGCATCAGCCACGCCAACTAGCCTTCATCAAACCGCCTCATCTGTTACTGTTTTAACTGAAAAAGATTTTGCACAACGTGGTGCGACTTATGTCAGTGACGTATTGAAAACGGTACCGAGTTTAGCCGTAAGTACTTCAGGCGGTCGTGGCACATTAACTAATGTATTCTTACGTGGTGCGGATGCAAACCACACTGCAGTGATTATTGATGGCGTGAAAGTGAACCCAGTTTCTGGTTATGGCTTTGATTTCGGTGGTTTAGCATTAAGCAATATTGACCGCATCGAAGTATTGCGCGGGGAGCAATCCGCTCTTTGGGGAAGTGATGCGATGGGTGGTGTGATTTATATCACCACGAAGAAAGGCTTAGAAAAAGGTAAAACCTTCAACGTCGATTACGATTTTGGCACAGGCTCTAATCGTACGGTAGATGGTTCATTAACCCTTTCAGGCTCAAATAACGGTTTCTATTATGCTTTACACGGCGACAGCCACCATACCAAAGGCATTTCAGCACTCAGCAACAACCGCTTTAACTACACGGCGCAAGATGGCACAGCGGTAAGTACTGGTGGTTCAAGCGAACGCGATAAATTCCATCGTGATAACGCTTCTCTTCGTTTTGGCTATGACGATAACCAAAAAGGTTTTGATTTCTTAACCTCTCACAGCAGCCAAACCGCTAACTTTGATAACAGCGCAACGGATGAAAAAGGTCATTACACCCGCACACGTGACACCTTATTCAAATTAAGTGGTTTCTTAGGTAATGATGATGAATTGCTTAAACACAAAGTTGGGGTAAGCCATCTCAAAACTGACAGCGATACCGTTGGCTATACATCGGCTTACGATGCGAAAAAACTCAACGCAAACTATCAATTAGACGTCAATTTCGATCGTGAAGGCACTCTCACACAAGGTTTAAGCTTTTTAACTGACTATCAAAAAACAGATTTCAACTCGTCTTATTTCAACAATGCTGGCAATAAAAAGCTTGTTGAGAAAAGCTTAGCAGCTGAATATCGTTTATTACACGACGCAGATCATAGTTTAAATATTAGTGGTCGTTACACTGACAGCTCTGAATATGAAAACTCATGGACTGGCCGCATCGCGAGCGCTTATCGTTTACATAATAACGTGAAAGCACACGCAAGTTTTGGTTCAGCGATTCAAAACCCAACGATCACTGAATATTACGGCTACAACGCGCGCTATATCGGCAACCCAAATTTACAACCAGAGAAAAGTTTAGGGGGCGATGTTGGTTTCTTATTTGAAACAGATAACAACCGCCACAGCTTTGATGTGACTTATTTCGCTCGCAACGTGAAAAATGCGATTAGCAGCGAAGTCATCAACTTCACCACTTATACAAGCCGCGCAGTAAATCTTGAAGGCAAGAGTAAAGTAAAAGGTGTTGAAGTGGCTTACAACGGTAAAATCACCGATGTATTAACTGCTTATGCCAACTACACTTACACCCAAACTCGAGACAGCAAAGGCGCTGAATTGGCACGTCGTCCGAAACATTTGGCGAACGCAGGCTTAGCATACCAAATCACTGAAAAATTAGGTACAGATGTAAATGTATCTTACACAGGCAAACGCATGGACACCTACTATTCACCAACTTACAGCACGCATAAAGTGAAATTGCCATCTTATACCTTGGCAAACTTAGGCGTGAACTATAAAATAGCGGATAGCTTGACGATTTATGCAAATCTTAACAACGTATTCAATAAAAAATACGAAAACGTACTAGGCTACGGCCAAGAAGGACGTAATGTTTACGTTGGGTTGAAAGGATCGTTCTAA